The proteins below come from a single Asanoa ferruginea genomic window:
- a CDS encoding sugar ABC transporter ATP-binding protein — MTVPLLEFKDIHKGYAGVEVLHGVDLAGDRGEVIGVVGANGAGKSTLIKILAGAERMTAGELRIDGRPTTLDNPHDAHRLGIRTVYQELTLVPQLTVTENLLLGRFPRKHGLIDWRAAHAQAKRILDDIGFGSINPRQIAGRLSVARQQMVEIAKALVSEPRVLVLDEPSAVLAGSDLDALFALIRRLRDKGVLVVYISHRLVEVLDLATRIVVMKDGAVIATNTPGATDEDELIRLMAGRRLEQIYPDKRAATGEPALTVEGLTKDGEFDSIDLTVAKGEIVGLFGLVGSGRSELAHCLFGATRPDAGRIAVGGRPHTFKTPQDAIAAGLALVTEDRKRTGIVPELTVRENVALTTLYATTRAGLVDSAAERRTVAGMIERLDIRPAHCATMPVVRLSGGNQQKAVLAKWLLKKPRVLILDEPTRGVDMATRVAIYGMVDDLAREGVAVLLISSDLTEVLGATDRVLVMREGRIAGELRSEGATEDQVLGYSIGRAAA, encoded by the coding sequence GTGACCGTGCCCCTGCTCGAATTCAAGGACATCCACAAGGGGTACGCCGGTGTCGAGGTCCTGCACGGCGTCGACCTCGCCGGTGACCGGGGCGAGGTGATCGGTGTCGTCGGCGCCAACGGCGCCGGCAAGTCGACGCTAATCAAGATCCTCGCGGGCGCCGAGCGGATGACTGCCGGCGAGTTGCGCATCGACGGTCGGCCAACCACGCTCGACAACCCACACGACGCCCACCGGCTGGGCATCCGCACGGTCTACCAGGAGCTGACCCTGGTGCCGCAACTGACCGTGACCGAGAACCTGCTGCTCGGCCGGTTCCCTCGAAAACACGGCCTGATCGACTGGCGAGCCGCACACGCGCAGGCGAAGAGAATCCTCGACGACATCGGCTTCGGCAGCATCAACCCGCGCCAGATCGCCGGCCGCCTTTCGGTCGCACGGCAACAGATGGTCGAGATAGCGAAAGCGCTGGTCTCCGAGCCCCGCGTGCTGGTGCTCGACGAACCGAGCGCCGTCCTCGCCGGCAGCGACCTCGATGCCCTCTTCGCGCTGATCCGCCGACTCCGGGACAAAGGCGTGCTCGTCGTCTACATCTCGCACCGGCTCGTCGAGGTGCTCGACCTCGCCACCCGGATCGTCGTGATGAAGGACGGCGCGGTCATCGCGACCAACACTCCCGGCGCCACCGACGAGGACGAGTTGATCCGCCTGATGGCCGGCCGCCGGCTGGAGCAGATCTATCCGGACAAGCGAGCGGCGACGGGCGAACCCGCCCTGACAGTCGAAGGTCTGACCAAAGACGGTGAGTTCGATTCCATCGATCTGACCGTTGCAAAGGGCGAAATCGTTGGCCTCTTCGGCCTGGTCGGATCCGGACGCAGCGAACTCGCACACTGTCTCTTCGGCGCCACCCGCCCCGATGCGGGCCGGATCGCGGTCGGCGGGCGGCCGCACACCTTCAAGACACCGCAGGACGCCATCGCCGCCGGGCTCGCGCTGGTCACCGAGGACCGCAAGCGCACCGGCATCGTCCCGGAGCTGACGGTGCGCGAGAACGTCGCCCTGACCACGTTGTATGCCACGACGCGGGCCGGCCTGGTCGACAGCGCAGCCGAGCGCCGCACCGTCGCCGGGATGATCGAGCGGCTCGACATCCGGCCCGCGCACTGCGCCACGATGCCGGTCGTCCGGCTGAGCGGCGGCAACCAGCAGAAGGCCGTGCTCGCGAAATGGCTTCTGAAAAAGCCGCGCGTGCTGATCCTCGATGAGCCCACCCGCGGCGTCGACATGGCCACCCGGGTCGCGATCTACGGGATGGTCGACGACCTGGCCCGCGAGGGCGTGGCCGTGCTGCTGATCTCGTCGGACCTCACCGAGGTGCTCGGCGCCACTGACCGGGTGCTGGTGATGCGCGAGGGCCGCATCGCCGGCGAGCTGAGGTCGGAAGGCGCCACCGAAGACCAGGTTCTCGGCTATTCGATCGGGCGGGCGGCGGCATGA
- a CDS encoding ABC transporter permease yields the protein MTITKAPPQERAIVVAGRPITLAHAAIALVVLVLAIAAVTTDSFLTQTNLTNLLKQMVTTGLLAYGMLVVILTGGIDLSVGSVVAFAGIVTAGLSSGLPLPIAMLVGIASGILFGLINGTLVARFELAPFVVTLAALTTIRGLAFVYSDVPIAPSDESFFWLGSAMLGPVPLTTVIMLAVFLVGGVFLTRTPPGRSIVAIGGNAETVRLAGISVRKHVLLAYTISGFCAGLAGVILASRVGIAQPSVGVAFELDAIAACVIGGASLAGGKGSAAATLGGVLVLALINNLLNLYNVQSFWQQVLKGLIIVAVILVHRASRRRT from the coding sequence ATGACGATCACCAAGGCACCGCCGCAGGAACGCGCGATCGTGGTCGCCGGCCGGCCGATCACCCTCGCACACGCCGCCATCGCGCTCGTCGTGCTCGTGCTCGCGATCGCGGCGGTCACCACCGACTCCTTCCTCACCCAGACCAACCTGACCAACCTGCTCAAGCAAATGGTCACAACCGGACTGCTGGCGTACGGAATGCTGGTCGTGATTCTGACCGGCGGCATCGACCTGTCGGTCGGCTCGGTGGTGGCGTTCGCCGGCATCGTGACGGCCGGCCTGTCATCCGGGCTGCCGCTGCCGATCGCGATGCTCGTCGGCATCGCCAGCGGCATCCTATTCGGACTCATCAACGGCACGCTGGTCGCCCGCTTCGAGTTGGCACCGTTCGTGGTCACGCTGGCCGCGCTCACGACGATCCGCGGCCTCGCGTTCGTCTACTCCGACGTGCCGATCGCGCCTTCCGATGAGTCGTTCTTCTGGCTCGGCTCGGCGATGCTCGGCCCGGTCCCGCTGACCACGGTCATCATGCTCGCCGTGTTCCTGGTCGGCGGGGTGTTCCTGACCCGCACCCCGCCCGGGCGGTCGATCGTCGCGATCGGCGGCAACGCCGAAACTGTGCGGCTGGCCGGGATCAGCGTGCGCAAGCACGTGCTTCTCGCGTACACCATCAGCGGTTTCTGTGCCGGCCTGGCCGGCGTCATCCTGGCCAGCCGGGTCGGCATCGCCCAGCCCAGTGTCGGTGTCGCGTTCGAGCTCGACGCGATCGCCGCCTGCGTGATCGGCGGTGCCAGCCTGGCCGGTGGCAAGGGCTCCGCCGCGGCGACCCTCGGCGGGGTGCTCGTGCTCGCGCTCATCAACAACCTGCTCAATCTTTACAACGTGCAGAGCTTCTGGCAGCAGGTCCTCAAAGGACTCATCATCGTCGCGGTCATTCTCGTTCATCGGGCCAGCCGCCGGCGCACCTAA
- a CDS encoding sugar ABC transporter substrate-binding protein: protein MRRITSLLLATVLAAGVTACGSDSEGSGDTAKSSYKIGVANFMLSGPYFSGMDKAIAAQAKKKGNVEIVSTDANGDAAKLAANVEDLLSKNVDAIIISGGPLESAPAALAAIKAAGKPVVLVDRKFQTGEYTSWIGPDNEAIGKHNGEFLAQRLTSGGKVAIIKGGPADNSIGLARTNGVKASLQGKANITLVEAPDFGGWSSDGGLTVMESLLASHPDLVAVFCENDAMCLGAQRAIADAKKTAQIVIAGVDGQSEALKAINDGTNYLVTGLNDADIIGAKGLDRAVEILGGATAEKDTVVDSPMVTKDNAKQFMKPGDF from the coding sequence ATGAGACGGATAACCAGTTTGTTGCTCGCCACCGTGCTCGCGGCCGGCGTCACTGCTTGCGGATCGGATTCGGAAGGCTCCGGCGACACGGCCAAGAGCTCATACAAGATTGGCGTCGCCAACTTCATGCTGAGCGGGCCCTACTTCAGCGGGATGGACAAGGCCATCGCCGCGCAGGCCAAGAAGAAGGGCAACGTCGAGATCGTCAGCACCGACGCCAACGGCGACGCCGCCAAGCTGGCCGCCAACGTCGAAGACCTGCTGAGCAAGAACGTCGACGCGATCATCATCTCCGGCGGCCCGCTCGAGTCGGCACCGGCCGCGCTCGCCGCCATCAAGGCCGCCGGCAAGCCGGTGGTGCTGGTCGACCGCAAGTTCCAGACCGGCGAATACACGAGCTGGATCGGGCCCGACAACGAGGCGATCGGCAAGCACAACGGCGAGTTCCTGGCTCAGCGGCTGACCAGCGGCGGCAAGGTGGCCATCATCAAGGGCGGCCCGGCCGACAACAGCATCGGGCTGGCCCGCACCAACGGCGTCAAGGCTTCGTTGCAGGGCAAGGCCAACATCACGCTGGTCGAGGCGCCCGACTTCGGTGGCTGGAGCTCCGACGGCGGGCTGACCGTGATGGAGAGCCTGCTCGCCAGCCACCCCGACCTGGTCGCGGTGTTCTGCGAGAACGACGCGATGTGCCTGGGCGCGCAGCGGGCGATCGCCGACGCGAAGAAGACCGCCCAGATCGTGATCGCCGGCGTCGACGGGCAGAGCGAGGCCCTCAAGGCCATCAACGACGGCACCAACTATCTGGTCACCGGGCTCAACGACGCCGACATCATCGGCGCCAAAGGGCTCGACCGGGCCGTCGAGATCCTCGGTGGTGCCACGGCCGAGAAGGACACCGTCGTCGACTCGCCGATGGTGACCAAGGACAACGCCAAGCAGTTCATGAAGCCGGGCGATTTCTAA